Proteins from one Cryptomeria japonica chromosome 4, Sugi_1.0, whole genome shotgun sequence genomic window:
- the LOC131031400 gene encoding uncharacterized protein LOC131031400 isoform X1: MVKKNKRESLIELHVQDIPNQANYFSRKDLEWKTGDDNGEMDLCPAIPPEILPHFFKGEDGVIPLVDDDVNVRGNLSHENITTDGWKSSNASNDNFHNSIDYINSLLHNLPSSADEKLVFIQCVERFRKDLHASLASSSKFTSILGSENMSMRQISPWFSPSKKHKCHSIHERGNINHQVLNERVKEHEGFQFPHTNGGQKKKKKIANHSSIEIQKERAIIMKQHTSDDEENTQHRLPFSIDLNQTTINELQIIDDTICETQPSMLSVIPT, from the exons ATGGTCAAGAAGAATAAACGGGAATCACTCATCGAACTACATGTGCAAGACATTCCAAACCAAGCAAATTATTTCTCAAGAAAGGATCTTGAATGGAAAACTGGAGATGATAATGGTGAGATGGACTTATGCCCTGCAATCCCTCCTGAAATACTTCCTCACTTTTTCAAAGGAGAAG ATGGTGTTATTCCATTGGTTGATGATGATGTTAATGTTAGAGGGAATTTGAGTCATGAGAATATTACCACTG ATGGTTGGAAATCATCCAATGCTTCCAATGATAACTTCCATAATTCCATTGATTATATTAATTCGCTACTCCACAATTTACCAAGTAGTGCAGATGAAAAACTTGTTTTTATTCAATGCGTTGAGAGATTTAGAAAAGATCTCCATGCATCTCTTGCTTCCTCTTCCAAATTTACATCGATCCTTGGCTCAGAGAACATGTCTATGAGACAAATATCACCATGGTTTAGTCCAAGTAAAAAACACAAATGCCATTCTATTCATGAAAGAGGcaatatcaatcatcaagtcttgaatGAAAGAGTTAAGGAGCATGAAGGATTCCAATTCCCCCATACAAATGGtggacaaaaaaagaaaaaaaagattgccAATCATTCAAGCATAGAAATACAAAAAGAAAGGGCTATTATCATGAAACAACATA CTTCGGATGATGAAGAGAATACTCAACACCGATTGCCATTCTCTATTGATCTAAACCAAACAACAATAAATGAATTACAAATTATAGATG ATACAATTTGTGAAACTCAACCATCAATGCTCAGTGTTATCCCCACTTAG
- the LOC131031400 gene encoding uncharacterized protein LOC131031400 isoform X2, whose amino-acid sequence MVKKNKRESLIELHVQDIPNQANYFSRKDLEWKTGDDNDGVIPLVDDDVNVRGNLSHENITTDGWKSSNASNDNFHNSIDYINSLLHNLPSSADEKLVFIQCVERFRKDLHASLASSSKFTSILGSENMSMRQISPWFSPSKKHKCHSIHERGNINHQVLNERVKEHEGFQFPHTNGGQKKKKKIANHSSIEIQKERAIIMKQHTSDDEENTQHRLPFSIDLNQTTINELQIIDDTICETQPSMLSVIPT is encoded by the exons ATGGTCAAGAAGAATAAACGGGAATCACTCATCGAACTACATGTGCAAGACATTCCAAACCAAGCAAATTATTTCTCAAGAAAGGATCTTGAATGGAAAACTGGAGATGATAATG ATGGTGTTATTCCATTGGTTGATGATGATGTTAATGTTAGAGGGAATTTGAGTCATGAGAATATTACCACTG ATGGTTGGAAATCATCCAATGCTTCCAATGATAACTTCCATAATTCCATTGATTATATTAATTCGCTACTCCACAATTTACCAAGTAGTGCAGATGAAAAACTTGTTTTTATTCAATGCGTTGAGAGATTTAGAAAAGATCTCCATGCATCTCTTGCTTCCTCTTCCAAATTTACATCGATCCTTGGCTCAGAGAACATGTCTATGAGACAAATATCACCATGGTTTAGTCCAAGTAAAAAACACAAATGCCATTCTATTCATGAAAGAGGcaatatcaatcatcaagtcttgaatGAAAGAGTTAAGGAGCATGAAGGATTCCAATTCCCCCATACAAATGGtggacaaaaaaagaaaaaaaagattgccAATCATTCAAGCATAGAAATACAAAAAGAAAGGGCTATTATCATGAAACAACATA CTTCGGATGATGAAGAGAATACTCAACACCGATTGCCATTCTCTATTGATCTAAACCAAACAACAATAAATGAATTACAAATTATAGATG ATACAATTTGTGAAACTCAACCATCAATGCTCAGTGTTATCCCCACTTAG